The following is a genomic window from Chiloscyllium plagiosum isolate BGI_BamShark_2017 chromosome 51, ASM401019v2, whole genome shotgun sequence.
tccacacagagagtcgcctgaggcgggaattgaacccaggtctctggcgctgtgaggcagcagtgctaaccactgtgccactgtgccacccaaacatataaacatgacaaacagcagtggacccaaaatagatccttgcggtacaccattcacaactgaactccaggatgaacatttccatcaatcaccatcctctgtcttttttcatctagccaatttctgatccaaacagctaaatcacctcaatcccatgcctctgtattttgtgcaatagcctaccatgaggaaccttttcaaacaccttactgaaatccacatacgccacatcaactgctttaccctcatccacctgtttggtcactttctcaaagaactcaataaagtttgtgaggcacatactactcttcacaaaaccgtgttgacgaaccctaatcaacttattcctttcttggtgcttataaatcctatctcttataatattttccaatatgtttacccacaaccgaagtaaggctcgctgtcctataattaccaggattgtctttactgccctctttaacaagggaacaacatttgctatcctctagtcttctggcactattcttgtagacaacgACGACGTAAAGATCAacgtcaaaggctctgcaatctcctccctggcttcccagagattcTTAAGATAAATCCCAgccggcccagaggacttatctattttcacactttccagaattactaacacctcttcctgtgaacctcaatcccgtttAGTCTAGTAcctgtatttcagtattttcCTCGACAGCATTGACTATtaccagtgtgaatactgacgaaaaatatttatttagcacttctcctatctcctcggactccacacacaacttcccactactgtccttgatcggccCCAattttactctcgtcattctttatTTCCTGCTGTAGGATTTTTAAAGTcatatctgccaatgacttctcatgtcccctcgtggctcttcttagttctctgttttgatctttcctggctagcttgtaactctcaagcaccctgacTGAGCCTTCATGTTTCATCCTATCAgaggccttcttcctcttgacgaacGATTCAACTACTCCCTCATTCgaccattctatgcatcctaaatcttgcataatcgcatcataattgcctttcctccaattataacttttgccctgttgtaagtacctatccctttccatcgctaaaataaacataaccaaatgtggttactatccccaaagtgctcagctacctccaaatctaatgcctggccaggttcattacccagtaccaaatccgatatggcctcgccccttgttggcctgtctgccCTCCTACAttcattggacaaaaactgacccatctaaaatactaaaactatagtatttccagtcaatatatGGAAGGTTAGAgtgccccataacaactacctggtactttcactcctatccagaatcatctttgctatcctttcctctacatcactcgaactattcggaggcctatagaaaactcccaacaggatgatctctcctttcctgtttctaacctcagcctatactacatcagacgagtcctcaaatctcctttctgccactgtaatactatccttgactaacaatgccacaccttccagtcttttaccattttctctgttcctactgaaacatctaaatcctggaacctgcaacaaccattcctgtccctgctccatccatgtctccattccatcgctaaaataaacataaccaaatgtggttactatccccaaagtgctcagctacctccaaatctaatgcctggccaggttcattacccagtaccaaatccaatatggcctcgccccttgttggcctgtctgccctcctgcatacattggacaaaaactgacccatctaaaatactaaaactatagtatttccagtcaatatatGGAAGGTTAGAgtgccccataacaactacctggtactttcactcctatccagaatcatctttgctatcttttcctctaaatcactggaactattcagaggcctatagaaaactcccaacaggatgacctctcctttcctgtttctaacctcagcctatactacatcagtagacgagtcctcaaatctcctttctgccactgtaatactatccttgactaacaatgccacaccttccagtcttttaacattttctctgttcctactgaaacatctaaatcctggaacctgcaacaaccaatcctgtccctgctccatccatgtctccaaaatggccacaacatcgaagtcccaggtaccaagccatgctgcaagttcacccaccttagtCCGGATGCTCCTGgaattgaagtagacacacttcaaaccacatTCCTACTTGCCAGTgtactcttgcgaccttgaaaccttatttctgacctcattaatctcaacctcctggacactggaactacaatttaggttcccatccccctgctaaattagtttaaaccctctcaaacagcattagcaaatctcccaccccaggatattggtacccctcctgtttgtagaggtcccacctaccccagaatgagccccaattatctagGTATCCGAAACCCTctatcctgcaccatccctgtagccacatgttcaactcctctctctccctattcctcacctcactagcacatggcaacAAACCagggataacaactctgtttgttctagcttccaccttagctccctgaatttctgccttcagTCCCCATCCTTTTCCTAcctgtgtcattggttccaatgtgaaccacgacttggggctgctccccctacACCTCAAGGATCCGAAAACACGATCTGAGATATNNNNNNNNNNNNNNNNNNNNNNNNNNNNNNNNNNNNNNNNNNNNNNNNNNNNNNNNNNNNNNNNNNNNNNNNNNNNNNNNNNNNNNNNNNNNNNNNNNNNNNNNNNNNNNNNNNNNNNNNNNNNNNNNNNNNNNNNNNNNNNNNNNNNNNNNNNNNNNNNNNNNNNNNNNNNNNNNNNNNNNNNNNNNNNNNNNNNNNNNNNNNNNNNNNNNNNNNNNNNNNNNNNNNNNNNNNNNNNNNNNNNNNNNNNNNNNNNNNNNNNNNNNNNNNNNNNNNNNNNNNNNNNNNNNNNNNNNNNNNNNNNNNNNNNNNNNNNNNNNNNNNNNNNNNNNNNNNNNNNNNNNNNNNNNNNNNNNNNNNNNNNNNNNNNNNNNNNNNNNNNNNNNNNNNNNNNNNNNNNNNNNNNNNNNNNNNNNNNNNNNNNNNNNNNNNNNNNNNNNNNNNNNNNNNNNNNNNNNNNNNNNNNNNNNNNNNNNNNNNNNNNNNNNNNNNNNNNNNNNTTGCCGTGAGCTGGTTGGTTGGTGGTTTTGGCCCTTTGCCATGAGCTGCTTGGTTGGTGGTTTCAGCCCTTTGCCGTGAGCTGGTTGGTTGATGGCTTTCTCGTTACCTGTTCTCTGTCTCTCCTGATTTGTTTTGTCCTCTTCAGTAAGCTGGAGGAACTGTTGTATGGTGCGCACTGTCGGCTGGTGATCGCTGACTTGTCAGATGATTTACCAAATCCCCTAGAAATCCAACAGGCGTACAGCAAACTGCGAACTCTCTGCAGCTGTGGTAAGTACCCCAAACCCTGCCTGTCTGTCTTTGCTGTTGTATTGCTCAGGGCTGTGCGATCTGCAGGAACTGACTGGTGCTGCCTGTATTACAGAGAATCCCAGCTCCCTCAAGGACTCTGATGAAAAGTGGCTGTCGACCCTCGAGGGGACACACTGGCTGGAGTATGTGAGGTACGTACCCAGTGGGTCAGAGACTGGGGCTGTCAATCACTCCTCACTCTCACACCTTCTTCCTGTCTGTTGTTCGACttacatgggccgggtgctggcaggtggggctagattgggttgggatatctggtcggcgtggacgggatggaccgaagggtctgtttccgtgccgaacatctctatgactctaagaccttctgaatggacctctcaaatttccaaGGTCAGGTTGATCTCTCTTCGtgcacttcctctgcagctgtcACCTTGTATTCCTCGTGCTGCTCTATTCCCCTCATCCACTTTGTTTGGTATGATTTCTCTGTATTACAAGCAaaaacagcacttttcactgtactgagggacatgtgacaataataaatcaaatcttgGGGATGAACAGGTCTGGCCAGGGGCAATAGAGAGCTTCCTGTTCACTCACTGTACAGACAGTTTCATCGTGACTGTTATCTCCTTCCTTCTCCTCCCCAAACCAGGCTGTGTCTAAAGAAGGCAAGTGAAATCTCCTCGTTGCTGAGTAACCAAAGGCTGACTGTCACTCTGCAGGGTAAGGCTCCTTCTTCCCATTCACCATTACATTTCCACCAGCTCCAAACCAGAGCTTCCAAATTTACAGCAGCTTTCCCCAGgagtacggggtctccctccccctcctgaaggggctgaccctctctcactggggtacggggtctccctccccctcctgaaggggcagactctctctctctggggtacggggtccccctccctctcctgaaggggctgactctcactggggtacggggtccccctccccctcctgaaggggctgaccctcactgaggtacggggtctccctccccctcctgaaggggctggctctcactggggtacggggtctccctccctgtCCTAAAGGGGCTGGCTCTCACTGGGgaacggggtctccctccctctcctgaaggggctgactctcactggggtacggggtccccctccccctcctgaaggggctgaccctcactgaggtacggggtctccctccccctcctgaaggggctggctctcactggggtatggggtctccctccccctcctgaaggggctgtctctcactggggtacggggtccccctccctgtCCTGAAGGGGCTGCCTCTGTGtgctggggtatggggtccccctCCCTGTCCTGAAGGGGCTGGCTCTGTGtgctggggtacggggtccccctccccctcctgaaggggctggCTCTGTGtgctggggtatggggtccccctccccctcctgaaggggctgccTCTGTGtgctggggtacggggtccccctccccctcctgaaggggctgactctatctcactggggtacagggtccccctCTCTGTCCTGAAGGGGCTGGCTCTGTGTGCTGGgatacggggtccccctccccctcctgaaggggctggCTCTGTGTGCTgcggtacggggtccccctccccctcctgaaggggctgccTCTGTGTGCTGGGGTTGTgtgaatgggtgagtgggggtgcTGTTGGCCCCGGGCTCTCCCGAAGGCTGCTAACTGTGAGCGGTGTTCCCTCAGAGACCGATGACCGTGATCTGGCCTGCGTTATCTCTTCACTGGTCCAGGTGCAGCTGGATCCTTACTGCCGAACCATCCTGGGATTTCAGAGCCTGCTGCAGAAGGAGTGGGTGGAGGCCGGTCACCGCTTCAGTGACCGCTTCAACCAGCTGCGAGCGACAGAGAAAGACGAGGTGAGAGGCTCCCGTTCTCTGGGCAGTCATAGCTGCTGTTCGACAGCCCTTCCTGACTCTGCACCAGGCGGCTGCCCACTGTCAGACAGTTCTGTGGCATTGCACAGGGACCTATATCGCTGTCTACTGGGATATGGCCATAGCTACATAGGCCATAATCACCCacgctgctgtgggtctgggggcTATCAGTTATCGAGAGCAGCTCGGGATGGCAGATGTAAGGACAGATCAGTGAAAGAGCAGTCAGCACTGGTTTCATGATCACTCTTTCACACTTCACGTTTTTATCtcaatgtccccagaacattcaacATTTGTTCAGGTTTGTTACTCCATTCACATTACATTAATTTACTACCTTCAGAGTGAgaaatttactctgtatctaaccccgtgctgtcactgtcctgggagtgtttgatgggggtcagtgtagagggagctttactctgtatctaaccccgtgctgtccctgttcctgggagtgtttgatgggggtcagtgtagagggagctttactctgtatctaaccccgtgctagtgtttaatgggggacagtgtagagggagctttactctgtatctaaccccgtgctgtccctgtctcaGGAGTTTTTGataggggacaatgtagagggagctttactctgtatctaaccccgtgctgaccctgtccctgggatacgggggggggggacagtgtagagggagctttactctgtttaAAAGACTCTCGTAGTCCTTAGTGTGTAGCTAATCCTGTGCGGTTGAAGTTTTGGTTTTCCTGTTAGACTATACTGTCCACCTTGCGGTATGTCATGGGTGAGCTCTTGCTGTAACTCCTGTTTAATCCTGTTTTCCAGTCTCCAGTATTCCTGCTCTTCCTGGACTGTGTTTGGCAATTGTTGGACCGTTATAGAGGCTTTTTTGAATTCACAGATCGCTACCTTATGGCGTTACACGACAGCACCCACACTGTGCTGTTTGGCACTTTCCTGTTCAACTGTTCAAGGGAACGGACCTATATTCAGCAGGTATGCACctcacaatctctctctcccttctcctcCAAACCCCACCTGCTTGCTCTCCCacaatctctatctctctctctctctctcactttgctCACAGAGTCCAGGGACACTGTTAGTTTCTCTCTGTTTTGCCTGATGAccgtatctctctctctatcgtcAGTCTCCCCCAATAGGTATGAACACTCGAATGACCCCTTTCACCAATGACTGGTCGCTGTCTCGTAATGCGCAGCGTGTCCAGCAGGTGGTGCTGAAGGGTGGTTTCTTCTCTCGGGACGAGAGGA
Proteins encoded in this region:
- the LOC122544769 gene encoding myotubularin-related protein 10-like, encoding MSDWAQSALSVSAGWLVVLALCHELLGWWFQPFAVSWLVDGFLVTCSLSLLICFVLFSKLEELLYGAHCRLVIADLSDDLPNPLEIQQAYSKLRTLCSCENPSSLKDSDEKWLSTLEGTHWLEYVRLCLKKASEISSLLSNQRLTVTLQETDDRDLACVISSLVQVQLDPYCRTILGFQSLLQKEWVEAGHRFSDRFNQLRATEKDESPVFLLFLDCVWQLLDRYRGFFEFTDRYLMALHDSTHTVLFGTFLFNCSRERTYIQQSPPIGMNTRMTPFTNDWSLSRNAQRVQQVVLKGGFFSRDERSCPLPSVWDWSLQFPTGHQQLFRNTLYSGDTQSMAQQHNTEKRDVLPLRSVYLLSKGVLLTATQFLPWKNTSVTKKLSKLSQSLESLLELEQPQRISPAPSLDPSGLLLPPIPAASIRFWKSCYLRWLTQVEVENTYGLLSALTAQISCLRQRLQQQTSQQINGLDHQGNQIPHSDNQQGSITPPPTDRTDSTTMETSFSMLVSSTTR